A window of the Terriglobia bacterium genome harbors these coding sequences:
- a CDS encoding cysteine desulfurase — translation MRRVYLDNNATTPLLPQVLEAMRPYYIEQFGNASSIHHHGQQTRAAVERARESVALMLHARPAEIVFTSGGTESDNLAIFGVVGPGDHIISSTIEHHAVMNACHALRDRGCGLTEVPVDSRGQVDPGDVRRALRPNTKLITIMMANNETGVLQPVEEIGRIAAEADVYFHTDAVQAAGKVPIDVKKIGCDLLSISGHKMHAPQGIGALYVRRGTLLQPLFYGGRHERSRRAGTENVPGIVALGKAAEIACESLARGDAARFAALRDRLEGTIKATVESVGVNGAGAPRVPTTTNIFFDFVEGEALVIALDLKGLAVSTGAACSSGAIEPSHVLTAMGLPPERARASLRFSLGKQNTADDIDSALSILPETVARLRELSPLYKKPLTASR, via the coding sequence ATGCGCCGCGTCTATCTCGACAATAACGCCACCACCCCGCTCCTGCCCCAGGTGCTGGAGGCGATGCGCCCTTATTACATCGAGCAGTTCGGCAACGCCTCTTCCATCCACCACCACGGCCAGCAGACGCGGGCGGCGGTGGAGCGCGCTCGCGAGTCCGTCGCCCTGATGCTGCACGCGCGTCCCGCCGAGATCGTTTTCACCAGCGGCGGCACCGAGTCCGACAACCTGGCCATCTTCGGCGTGGTTGGCCCCGGCGACCACATCATCAGCTCCACCATCGAGCACCACGCGGTCATGAACGCCTGTCACGCGCTGCGCGACCGCGGCTGCGGGCTGACCGAGGTTCCGGTCGATTCGCGCGGCCAGGTCGATCCCGGCGACGTCCGCCGCGCCCTGCGTCCCAACACCAAGCTCATCACCATCATGATGGCCAACAACGAGACCGGCGTGCTCCAGCCGGTGGAGGAGATCGGCCGCATCGCCGCCGAAGCCGACGTCTATTTCCACACCGACGCCGTGCAGGCCGCCGGCAAGGTCCCCATCGACGTCAAGAAGATCGGCTGCGACCTGCTTTCCATCTCCGGGCACAAGATGCACGCCCCGCAGGGCATCGGCGCTCTCTACGTGCGCCGCGGCACGCTGCTCCAGCCGCTGTTTTACGGCGGACGCCACGAGCGCTCGCGCCGCGCCGGCACGGAGAACGTCCCCGGCATCGTTGCTCTGGGAAAGGCCGCCGAGATCGCATGCGAATCGCTCGCCCGCGGCGATGCGGCTCGCTTTGCTGCCCTGCGCGACCGCCTGGAGGGCACCATCAAGGCGACCGTCGAGTCTGTCGGCGTGAATGGCGCCGGAGCGCCTCGCGTGCCCACCACGACCAATATCTTTTTCGATTTCGTCGAGGGCGAGGCCCTGGTCATTGCGCTCGACCTCAAGGGACTGGCGGTTTCGACCGGCGCGGCTTGCTCTTCCGGCGCCATCGAGCCCTCCCACGTGCTGACTGCCATGGGTCTGCCGCCCGAGCGCGCCCGCGCCAGCCTCCGCTTCAGCCTGGGCAAGCAGAACACCGCCGATGACATCGACTCCGCCCTCTCCATCCTTCCCGAGACCGTCGCCCGCCTGCGCGAGCTCTCGCCGCTGTACAAGAAGCCACTAACTGCTAGCCGCTAG
- a CDS encoding citrate synthase (catalyzes the formation of citrate from acetyl-CoA and oxaloacetate), producing the protein MSTVTPPAKGLEGVVAANSAICYIDGEKGVLAYRGIDIHELAENSTFEETCYLLWFGKLPTRRELSETRDALAGERKLDPSIVTLLRQAPRHALPMDVLRTAVSALSFYDPEEKNNDREANLHKAIRLTSQIAMLVAYYDRIRKGKQLVEPDRSLAHAANFLLMLSGEPPSNTAERALDIALILHADHELNASTFAARVTAATESDMHSAITSGIGALKGPLHGGANESVFKMLQSIDQSGADPVEHVKGMLAQKKKVPGFGHRVYRTEDPRATHLRQMSHDLGHAGGQAKWYEYSRKIEEFLNKDKKLNANVDFYSASTYHTLGIDTDLFTPIFAVSRISGWTAHVLEQLADNRLIRPRAEYIGPSYPTHYTPIDRRP; encoded by the coding sequence ATGTCCACGGTCACACCCCCGGCCAAGGGTCTGGAAGGCGTCGTCGCCGCTAATTCCGCCATTTGCTACATCGACGGCGAGAAGGGCGTGCTCGCATATCGCGGCATTGATATCCACGAGCTGGCCGAAAACTCGACCTTCGAGGAGACCTGCTACCTGCTCTGGTTCGGCAAGCTTCCCACCCGCCGTGAGCTGAGCGAGACCCGCGACGCCCTTGCCGGCGAGCGCAAGCTGGACCCCTCCATCGTCACCCTGCTGCGCCAGGCCCCACGTCACGCGCTGCCCATGGACGTGCTGCGCACTGCCGTTTCCGCACTTTCCTTCTACGATCCGGAGGAGAAGAACAACGACCGCGAGGCCAACCTCCACAAGGCCATCCGCCTGACCTCCCAGATCGCCATGCTGGTGGCGTATTACGACCGCATCCGGAAAGGGAAGCAGCTCGTCGAGCCCGACCGGTCGCTCGCGCACGCCGCCAATTTCCTCCTCATGCTCAGCGGCGAGCCGCCTTCGAACACCGCCGAGCGCGCCCTCGACATCGCCCTCATCCTGCACGCCGACCACGAGCTGAACGCCTCGACCTTTGCCGCGCGCGTCACCGCCGCCACTGAATCCGACATGCACTCCGCCATCACGTCCGGCATCGGCGCCCTCAAGGGGCCGCTGCACGGCGGCGCCAACGAATCCGTATTCAAGATGCTCCAGAGCATCGACCAGTCGGGCGCCGACCCGGTCGAGCACGTCAAGGGTATGCTGGCGCAGAAGAAAAAAGTGCCCGGCTTCGGTCACCGCGTCTATCGCACCGAGGATCCGCGCGCCACGCACCTCCGCCAGATGTCGCACGACCTCGGACACGCCGGCGGTCAGGCCAAGTGGTACGAGTATTCCCGCAAGATCGAGGAGTTCCTCAACAAGGACAAGAAGCTCAACGCGAACGTTGATTTTTATTCCGCTTCCACTTACCACACCCTGGGCATCGACACCGACCTCTTCACGCCCATCTTTGCGGTGTCGCGCATCTCCGGCTGGACGGCTCACGTTCTTGAGCAGCTCGCCGACAATCGCCTCATCCGCCCGCGCGCCGAGTACATCGGGCCCAGTTACCCGACGCACTACACGCCCATCGACCGGCGGCCCTAA
- a CDS encoding amidohydrolase family protein encodes MITDCHVHIQPFELLLSPPAMELMKRQQLDFDRVMEFTRSPKAFLEYMDQQGIDRAVLINSASPEVTGYPAGLNAVAAKYASADPKRLISCGSLHPKHTKNVMADVEEIVRLGLRLIKIHPPHQLLFPNDYLRGVKELEILYRAAEANGIPVMFHTGTSIFPGARNKYGDPMAIDDVAVDFPKLKIIMAHGGRPLWMDTAFFLVRRHPNVYLDISSIPPSQLLKYFPRLEEIAGKTLFGSDWPGPGVQDIRENLDAVQALPISSSAREQILGGTALKIWPQA; translated from the coding sequence ATGATCACCGACTGCCACGTCCATATCCAGCCGTTCGAGTTGCTGCTGAGCCCGCCGGCCATGGAGCTGATGAAGCGCCAGCAGCTCGATTTCGATCGAGTCATGGAATTCACGCGCTCGCCCAAGGCGTTTCTGGAATACATGGACCAGCAGGGGATCGACCGCGCGGTGCTCATCAATTCCGCCTCGCCCGAGGTCACCGGCTACCCGGCGGGGCTGAATGCGGTGGCAGCCAAGTACGCCAGCGCGGACCCCAAGCGCCTGATCTCCTGCGGCAGCCTTCATCCCAAGCACACCAAAAACGTGATGGCGGACGTGGAGGAGATCGTCCGTCTCGGCCTGCGGCTGATCAAGATCCACCCGCCGCACCAGCTCCTGTTTCCCAACGACTACCTGCGCGGCGTGAAGGAACTCGAGATCCTTTACCGCGCGGCCGAGGCCAACGGCATTCCTGTCATGTTCCACACCGGGACCTCGATCTTCCCCGGCGCGCGCAATAAGTACGGCGACCCCATGGCCATCGACGACGTGGCTGTGGACTTTCCCAAGCTGAAGATCATCATGGCGCACGGCGGCCGGCCGCTGTGGATGGATACGGCATTTTTCCTGGTGCGCCGCCATCCCAATGTTTATCTCGACATCAGCAGCATCCCGCCATCACAGCTCTTGAAATATTTCCCGCGCCTGGAGGAGATCGCCGGTAAGACCTTGTTCGGCAGCGACTGGCCGGGCCCTGGCGTGCAGGACATCCGTGAGAACCTGGATGCGGTCCAGGCTCTCCCAATCTCCAGCTCCGCCAGGGAGCAGATCCTCGGCGGCACGGCGCTGAAGATTTGGCCACAGGCATGA
- a CDS encoding YtxH domain-containing protein has protein sequence MAESNGSSFGWFLAGLGLGALLGVLYAPKSGEETRREIRDAADEGRDYVGSQARRAREQATQWADKGREVLERQKQQFSSAVDAGRQAYREATENKG, from the coding sequence ATGGCCGAGAGCAATGGGAGCAGTTTTGGCTGGTTCCTCGCCGGTTTGGGTTTGGGAGCGCTTCTAGGAGTTTTATACGCGCCCAAGTCGGGCGAAGAGACCCGCCGGGAGATCCGCGACGCCGCCGACGAAGGCCGTGACTACGTGGGTTCGCAGGCACGCCGGGCGCGCGAGCAGGCGACGCAGTGGGCCGACAAGGGCCGCGAGGTCCTGGAGCGGCAGAAGCAGCAATTCTCTTCCGCAGTCGACGCCGGCCGGCAGGCGTACCGGGAAGCTACCGAGAACAAGGGCTAA
- a CDS encoding S46 family peptidase — translation MIKRGFLYVLILALWAGTAAADEGMWLYNAFPVAKVKAKYGFEPTQAWLDHAQKSSVRFNSGGSGSFVSADGLTFTNHHVGADCIHELSTGGKDYMKTGFYAATRAQEPKCPNLELNVLMKIEDVTDQVSATVKPGMSDAETGVAQRSAMAKIEKDCTQKTGLRCDVITLYSGAKFHLYQYKKYTDVRLVFAPEFDTAFFGGDSDNFEYPRYDLDISFFHIYENDKPAKLDNYFKWSTTGLKEGDLIFVSGHPGSTQRLYTMERLAFLRDVQYPWYLKNYKLRADAMKAFGAQSPEKYREVQEEIFGVENTLKAFRGENAGVNDKELMGKKAAEEKLLRASIEADAKKTAEFGGAWGAIAKGVQVHREIFLPYMYLEYRRNGFRGDLAAFARTLIRVVVEKQKPNGERLREYRDSNLPSIEQDLFSTAPVYKDLETARLTFSLENMRDVLGADNPVVQKVLQGRTPAEVAKAAVEGSKLDDVALRKQLYEGGEAPVNASQDSMIQLLRSIEPEARAVRKRYDDEVDSVFRKNGGLIARARFSESGYNLPPDATFTLRLSYGAVKGYVEDGQGNVAAKGEHVPYFTTMGGAFAHAAKHDNKPPFRLAESWMKAKSKLNLSTPLNAVETADIIGGNSGSPVFNKNAEVVGIIFDGNIQSLPWNALYDDKVGRAVHVDSRGIIEALRTIYHADALANELTGAPAAATKPAAPAKKKGKSAKVSQEDNTHPVPKQ, via the coding sequence ATGATCAAACGAGGGTTCCTGTACGTACTCATTCTCGCCTTATGGGCAGGGACAGCGGCGGCGGACGAAGGTATGTGGCTGTACAACGCCTTCCCCGTCGCTAAGGTGAAAGCGAAATATGGTTTTGAGCCGACGCAGGCGTGGCTTGACCACGCGCAAAAGTCGTCGGTGCGGTTCAACAGCGGGGGTTCGGGGTCTTTCGTCTCGGCCGATGGCCTCACCTTCACCAACCACCACGTCGGAGCGGATTGCATCCACGAACTCTCCACGGGCGGCAAGGATTACATGAAAACCGGTTTCTACGCGGCAACCAGGGCGCAGGAACCCAAGTGTCCCAACCTCGAACTGAATGTACTGATGAAGATCGAGGACGTCACCGACCAGGTGAGCGCGACGGTGAAGCCCGGAATGTCGGACGCCGAGACCGGCGTGGCCCAGCGCTCGGCCATGGCGAAGATCGAGAAGGACTGCACCCAGAAGACGGGCTTGCGTTGCGACGTAATAACGCTGTACTCGGGCGCCAAGTTCCATCTCTACCAGTACAAGAAGTACACAGATGTACGCCTGGTGTTCGCGCCGGAGTTCGATACCGCATTCTTCGGTGGAGACTCCGACAATTTCGAATATCCGCGGTACGATCTCGATATCAGCTTTTTCCATATCTACGAGAACGATAAGCCGGCAAAGCTCGACAATTACTTTAAGTGGTCCACGACTGGGTTGAAGGAGGGCGACCTGATCTTCGTCTCCGGACATCCGGGCTCGACCCAGCGCCTCTACACCATGGAGCGGCTCGCGTTCCTGCGCGACGTCCAATATCCGTGGTACCTCAAGAACTACAAGCTGCGCGCCGATGCGATGAAGGCGTTCGGAGCGCAGTCGCCGGAGAAGTACCGCGAGGTCCAGGAAGAGATCTTCGGCGTGGAGAACACGCTGAAGGCCTTTCGCGGCGAGAATGCGGGCGTCAATGACAAGGAATTGATGGGCAAGAAGGCGGCGGAGGAGAAGCTACTGCGCGCCTCCATCGAAGCCGATGCCAAGAAAACGGCGGAATTCGGCGGGGCCTGGGGCGCCATCGCCAAGGGAGTGCAGGTGCACCGCGAAATCTTTCTGCCCTACATGTACCTGGAATACCGGCGCAACGGATTTCGTGGCGACCTAGCGGCATTTGCGCGCACCCTGATCCGCGTCGTGGTCGAAAAGCAGAAACCGAACGGAGAGCGGCTGCGCGAGTATCGCGATTCCAATCTCCCATCCATCGAACAGGACCTGTTCTCCACCGCGCCGGTGTACAAAGACCTGGAGACTGCGCGCCTGACCTTTTCGCTGGAGAACATGCGCGACGTCCTGGGCGCGGACAATCCAGTCGTTCAGAAAGTCTTGCAGGGCCGCACTCCCGCCGAGGTGGCAAAGGCCGCGGTCGAAGGGTCGAAGCTGGACGACGTCGCTCTCCGCAAGCAGCTCTACGAGGGCGGCGAGGCACCGGTCAACGCCAGCCAGGACTCGATGATCCAACTCCTGCGGTCGATCGAGCCGGAAGCGCGGGCGGTCCGCAAGCGCTATGACGACGAGGTGGACTCCGTGTTCCGCAAGAACGGAGGCCTGATCGCGCGAGCGCGGTTCAGCGAGAGTGGCTACAACCTGCCGCCCGACGCCACTTTCACCCTGCGCCTCAGCTACGGCGCGGTGAAGGGCTACGTCGAGGACGGACAGGGCAACGTGGCCGCCAAGGGCGAGCACGTGCCTTACTTCACGACCATGGGAGGCGCATTCGCGCACGCCGCCAAGCATGACAACAAGCCGCCATTCCGGCTGGCGGAGAGCTGGATGAAGGCGAAATCCAAGCTCAACCTCTCGACGCCACTGAACGCCGTGGAGACGGCGGACATCATCGGCGGCAATTCGGGCAGCCCGGTGTTCAACAAGAACGCCGAAGTCGTCGGGATCATCTTCGACGGCAATATCCAGTCGCTGCCGTGGAATGCGCTGTACGACGACAAGGTGGGCCGCGCGGTGCATGTGGATTCGCGGGGCATCATCGAGGCGCTGCGCACCATCTACCACGCCGACGCGCTGGCCAATGAGCTGACCGGTGCACCGGCCGCGGCAACAAAGCCGGCGGCTCCGGCGAAGAAGAAAGGCAAGTCGGCCAAGGTGAGCCAGGAGGACAACACCCACCCGGTTCCGAAGCAGTAA
- a CDS encoding SDR family oxidoreductase has protein sequence MAYRNGKPLAGQVTVVTGGGRGIGAAIGGKLAELGAVSVLAGRNLVRLKAAARAIRKAGGEAVTVACDVTELRSVEELAQQVEKDFGRTDILVNNAGVGGFGGPLHQLAPESWDAVLNTNLRGVYYCIRAFAPMMIRAKTGHIINISSIAGKNALPNGAAYAASKWGLNGLTYSVAEELRAYNIRVSVVCPGSTVTELSPHAGKDPGKMLQPGDVAHVVAMIVTQAPQSFSSEIVLRPTLKP, from the coding sequence ATGGCTTATCGAAATGGGAAGCCGCTAGCAGGACAGGTGACGGTCGTAACCGGAGGCGGACGCGGGATCGGCGCCGCCATCGGGGGCAAGCTGGCCGAGTTGGGCGCCGTCAGCGTACTCGCCGGACGCAACCTAGTGCGGCTCAAGGCTGCCGCACGGGCCATACGAAAGGCCGGAGGAGAGGCCGTGACGGTGGCCTGCGACGTCACCGAGCTGCGGTCGGTCGAGGAGCTCGCCCAGCAGGTGGAGAAGGATTTCGGGCGGACCGACATCCTGGTGAACAACGCGGGGGTCGGCGGGTTCGGCGGGCCGCTGCACCAGCTCGCGCCCGAGAGCTGGGACGCGGTGCTGAACACCAACCTGCGCGGCGTGTACTACTGCATCCGCGCCTTCGCGCCGATGATGATCCGCGCCAAGACGGGGCACATCATCAACATCTCTTCCATCGCGGGGAAGAACGCGCTGCCGAACGGGGCGGCGTATGCGGCCTCGAAGTGGGGACTGAACGGGCTGACGTACTCGGTGGCGGAAGAGCTGCGGGCGTATAACATCCGGGTGTCGGTGGTCTGCCCGGGTTCGACGGTGACCGAGCTGAGCCCGCACGCCGGAAAAGACCCCGGAAAGATGCTGCAACCGGGAGACGTGGCGCACGTGGTGGCGATGATCGTGACGCAGGCGCCGCAATCGTTCTCCAGCGAGATCGTGCTTCGGCCGACACTGAAGCCGTAG
- a CDS encoding histidine kinase — protein MKDQLEALVSQMYKTGILYSEAVREFKKRFILTVLQENQGNQCKAARELGMHRNTLSRTIAELKLDVRGLRNGVRRPPRSARPVAMEKKIAR, from the coding sequence GTGAAGGACCAGCTCGAAGCGCTCGTCAGCCAGATGTACAAGACCGGCATCCTTTACTCGGAAGCCGTGCGCGAATTCAAGAAACGGTTCATCCTGACCGTGCTGCAGGAGAACCAGGGGAACCAGTGCAAGGCGGCTCGCGAGCTGGGCATGCACCGCAATACTCTTTCACGAACCATCGCCGAGCTGAAGCTCGACGTTCGCGGCCTGCGGAACGGGGTGCGGAGGCCTCCGCGTAGCGCGCGCCCAGTGGCAATGGAGAAGAAGATCGCGAGATAG
- a CDS encoding isoprenylcysteine carboxylmethyltransferase family protein → MRFWTMAPVVFVIASWCVFALIFLLRKKPAESAPPAKRDPAARWGIFLKGIAYAMVWYAGSRRGGSRPIFDMPLAGQIAVALLTAAIAAASVWLVLISVHTLGRQWAVQARLIEGHRLIVEGPYRWMRNPIYTGMFGMLIATGLAFATWPMLLGAIVIYLIGFTIRVRTEEKLLRAQFGEEFEEYRRRVPALLPRL, encoded by the coding sequence TGTCTTCGCGCTCATCTTCCTGCTGCGCAAGAAACCGGCGGAAAGTGCTCCTCCCGCCAAGCGCGACCCGGCCGCGCGCTGGGGCATCTTCCTTAAGGGGATTGCGTATGCCATGGTCTGGTACGCTGGCTCACGGCGCGGTGGGTCCCGGCCCATCTTCGACATGCCGCTGGCAGGGCAGATCGCCGTCGCGCTGCTGACGGCGGCGATCGCCGCGGCATCTGTCTGGCTGGTCCTCATCAGTGTGCACACCCTCGGTCGGCAGTGGGCGGTCCAGGCTCGCCTCATCGAAGGACATCGGCTCATCGTCGAAGGCCCGTACCGCTGGATGCGTAACCCCATCTACACCGGGATGTTCGGCATGCTGATCGCCACCGGCCTCGCGTTCGCCACCTGGCCGATGCTGCTGGGTGCCATCGTCATTTATCTGATCGGTTTCACCATCCGCGTCCGCACCGAAGAGAAGCTTCTCCGCGCACAGTTCGGAGAGGAGTTCGAGGAATACAGACGGCGGGTTCCCGCTCTGCTTCCTCGTTTATAG
- the mnmA gene encoding tRNA 2-thiouridine(34) synthase MnmA, producing the protein MAAVKTIAVAMSGGVDSSTVAAMLRAEGNNVIGLTMQLWNQRRLAGHDGMPEAVTGRCCSIDDVYDARRVAEHLHIPYYVVNFERRFEDDVVRPFVQEYLSGRTPIPCSLCNNHLKFDQFLVTARQIGADLLATGHYARVEYSAELGRWLLYRAVDRAKDQSYFLFGLTQEQLAHTLFPLGSLTKPDVRRIASEHGLAIAEKPDSQEICFVPGGDYKRFLDAYLAEQGEAQPDTAGELVTTSGEVIGEHHGIHNFTVGQRKGLGVATGSPLYVIQIDGANRRVMVGNDDELWSRTLRARDLNWIAVPDLREPLRVTAKIRHRHEPAPATVERHGAGEVLVTFDEPQRAITPGQAVVFYQDDLVVGGGWIC; encoded by the coding sequence GTGGCTGCCGTCAAGACCATCGCCGTCGCCATGTCGGGCGGTGTGGATTCCTCCACCGTCGCGGCCATGCTGCGCGCCGAGGGAAACAACGTCATCGGCCTGACCATGCAGCTCTGGAACCAGCGCCGCCTCGCCGGGCACGACGGGATGCCCGAAGCGGTCACCGGCCGCTGCTGCTCCATCGACGACGTCTACGACGCACGCCGCGTCGCCGAACACCTTCATATCCCCTACTACGTGGTGAATTTCGAGCGCCGCTTCGAGGACGACGTGGTGCGCCCCTTCGTCCAGGAATACCTCTCCGGCCGCACTCCCATCCCATGCAGCCTCTGCAATAACCATCTCAAGTTCGACCAGTTCCTGGTTACCGCCCGGCAGATCGGCGCCGACCTGCTGGCCACCGGCCACTACGCCCGCGTCGAGTATTCGGCCGAGCTCGGCCGCTGGCTGCTCTACCGCGCCGTGGACCGCGCCAAGGATCAGAGCTACTTCCTGTTCGGCCTCACCCAGGAGCAGCTCGCGCACACCCTCTTTCCGCTGGGCAGCCTGACCAAGCCCGACGTCCGCCGTATCGCCTCCGAGCATGGCCTCGCAATTGCCGAGAAGCCCGACTCCCAGGAGATCTGCTTCGTCCCCGGCGGCGACTACAAGCGCTTCCTCGACGCCTACCTGGCCGAGCAGGGCGAGGCGCAGCCCGACACCGCGGGCGAGCTGGTCACGACCAGCGGGGAAGTAATTGGCGAGCACCACGGCATCCACAACTTCACCGTCGGCCAGCGCAAGGGCCTGGGTGTCGCGACGGGCTCGCCGCTCTACGTCATCCAGATCGACGGCGCAAATCGCCGCGTAATGGTCGGCAACGACGACGAGCTGTGGTCCCGCACTCTGCGCGCACGCGACCTGAACTGGATCGCCGTTCCCGATCTGCGCGAGCCCTTGCGCGTCACTGCCAAGATCCGCCACCGCCACGAGCCCGCTCCGGCTACCGTGGAGCGTCACGGCGCCGGCGAGGTCCTGGTCACCTTCGATGAGCCGCAGCGCGCCATCACCCCCGGCCAGGCCGTTGTCTTCTACCAGGACGACCTCGTGGTGGGCGGCGGCTGGATCTGCTGA
- a CDS encoding vitamin K epoxide reductase family protein, giving the protein MTRPSKLSIAIVVFALVGIALSAISIVNHYRTDPTSYCSFDENFDCDIVNRSIYSRFLGVPVALIGLVGYVATAVLALVRRRAASILLFTASLAGLGFSLYLTYIEARVLHVWCILCLGSLAMIVLITAFASVRLAQREA; this is encoded by the coding sequence ATGACGCGACCGTCAAAGCTGTCGATCGCCATCGTCGTGTTCGCGCTGGTGGGGATCGCGCTGTCGGCGATCTCGATCGTGAACCACTACCGCACCGACCCGACCTCGTATTGCAGTTTCGACGAGAACTTCGATTGTGACATCGTGAACCGCAGCATCTATTCGAGGTTCCTGGGCGTGCCGGTAGCGCTCATTGGACTGGTGGGGTACGTCGCGACCGCCGTCCTGGCGCTGGTGCGGCGGCGGGCGGCTTCCATCCTGCTCTTCACCGCGTCCCTGGCCGGCCTGGGATTCTCCCTCTACCTGACCTACATCGAGGCCCGTGTGCTGCACGTGTGGTGCATCCTGTGCCTGGGCTCGCTGGCGATGATCGTGCTTATCACGGCCTTCGCGAGCGTACGCCTGGCCCAACGAGAAGCCTGA
- a CDS encoding CvpA family protein: MTGTDWAIVGVIALSVLMAAAQGFFVEIFSLAGAILGYVAAAWGYHRVGVWFAPYVKTEAIADLAGFLTILFAVMIVAGMAGRIIRWALQEVGLRWVDRLLGAAFGLVRGLVIVTVVLMALAAFDPGARALRDSQFAGYFLVAGRGASWLGPAEIRRKFREGLDVLRNGRAKPESTEPKNGKQHP, translated from the coding sequence GTGACGGGGACTGATTGGGCGATCGTAGGCGTCATCGCGTTGTCAGTGCTGATGGCGGCGGCGCAAGGGTTCTTTGTAGAGATTTTCTCCCTGGCGGGGGCGATATTGGGATACGTGGCGGCCGCCTGGGGGTACCACCGGGTGGGCGTGTGGTTCGCACCGTACGTGAAGACGGAGGCGATCGCCGACCTGGCAGGATTCTTGACAATACTGTTCGCAGTCATGATCGTGGCGGGGATGGCCGGCCGGATCATTCGCTGGGCCCTGCAAGAGGTCGGACTGCGATGGGTGGACCGGCTGCTGGGAGCGGCCTTCGGACTGGTGCGCGGGCTGGTGATCGTCACCGTGGTGCTGATGGCGCTGGCGGCGTTCGATCCCGGGGCGCGCGCGCTGCGAGATTCGCAGTTCGCCGGATACTTTCTGGTGGCAGGACGGGGCGCGAGCTGGCTGGGACCGGCGGAGATCCGGCGGAAGTTCCGCGAGGGACTGGACGTGCTGCGGAACGGCCGTGCCAAGCCCGAGTCCACCGAACCGAAGAACGGGAAACAACATCCATAA
- a CDS encoding amidohydrolase family protein, with protein sequence MATGMITDCHIHIQPVEMFKPAALEAMKKKRENFAQIEEFCRSPKSFLKHMDACGLDRAVLINYVAPEVIGFTSGVNQFVADYVKEDPKRLIPCGSLHPRHTQNIMADVEQLLKLGIRMIKIHPPHQLLFPNDYLIGVKELEIIYRAAEANGIPVMFHTGTSIFPGARNKYGDPMYVDDVAVDFPRLKILLAHGGRPLWMHTAFFLVRRHANVFLDISGIPPKTLLKYFPRLHEIASKTLFGTDWPGPGVPDIKQNLDDFRALPLADAAKQQILTGTALAIWPA encoded by the coding sequence TTGGCCACAGGCATGATCACCGACTGCCACATCCACATCCAGCCGGTGGAGATGTTCAAGCCCGCCGCGCTGGAGGCGATGAAGAAGAAGCGGGAGAACTTCGCCCAGATCGAGGAATTCTGCCGCTCGCCCAAGTCATTCCTGAAACACATGGACGCCTGTGGCCTCGACCGCGCCGTGCTCATCAACTATGTCGCGCCGGAGGTGATCGGCTTCACCAGCGGCGTGAACCAGTTCGTCGCTGACTACGTGAAGGAGGACCCCAAGCGGCTGATCCCCTGCGGTTCGCTGCACCCAAGGCACACGCAGAACATCATGGCCGACGTCGAGCAACTGCTGAAGCTCGGCATCCGCATGATCAAGATCCATCCGCCGCACCAGTTGCTCTTTCCCAACGACTACCTTATCGGCGTGAAAGAGCTGGAGATCATCTACCGCGCTGCCGAGGCCAATGGCATCCCGGTCATGTTCCACACCGGGACGTCGATCTTCCCCGGCGCCCGCAACAAGTATGGCGACCCCATGTACGTGGACGACGTCGCCGTGGACTTCCCCAGGCTCAAGATCCTGCTGGCGCACGGCGGCCGCCCGCTATGGATGCACACCGCGTTCTTCCTGGTGCGGCGGCACGCCAACGTCTTCCTCGACATCAGCGGCATTCCGCCCAAGACGCTGCTCAAGTATTTTCCGCGGCTGCACGAGATCGCGAGCAAGACTCTGTTCGGCACCGACTGGCCTGGTCCGGGCGTGCCCGACATCAAGCAGAACCTCGACGACTTCCGTGCCCTCCCTCTCGCGGACGCGGCAAAACAGCAGATCCTGACGGGCACCGCGCTGGCCATTTGGCCTGCCTGA